A single Glutamicibacter arilaitensis Re117 DNA region contains:
- a CDS encoding SHOCT domain-containing protein yields the protein MNTEENAVQKSSAPTWLGWIGAVTTALGLFLLLRPINNCGSVFAPDLGTARVVDAFAGTTYSTRRCIEQLDAATVPAWVIACAGLLLIIAAIIVSVMTNRQPTLAAVPAAGEPSLAEELEKLAALMNSGAITEAEFERSKASILGRKG from the coding sequence ATGAATACTGAAGAAAATGCAGTACAAAAAAGTTCCGCTCCCACATGGCTCGGGTGGATCGGTGCGGTGACTACGGCGCTTGGTCTTTTCCTCCTCCTGCGCCCCATTAATAACTGTGGGTCAGTTTTTGCACCTGATTTGGGCACCGCTAGAGTTGTTGATGCTTTTGCTGGAACGACTTATTCAACACGTCGGTGCATTGAGCAGTTGGACGCGGCCACAGTCCCCGCCTGGGTTATTGCGTGTGCTGGGCTCTTGCTCATTATTGCTGCGATCATCGTGTCGGTCATGACCAATCGTCAGCCAACATTGGCAGCCGTACCTGCAGCTGGTGAACCGTCGTTGGCAGAAGAATTAGAGAAGCTTGCCGCCCTGATGAACAGTGGTGCAATCACTGAGGCAGAGTTCGAGCGTTCTAAGGCTTCCATCTTGGGCAGAAAGGGATAG